A single Triticum dicoccoides isolate Atlit2015 ecotype Zavitan chromosome 2A, WEW_v2.0, whole genome shotgun sequence DNA region contains:
- the LOC119358242 gene encoding uncharacterized protein LOC119358242 yields the protein MQVYSIKVAEREGFTLEWPLKVYGVVAARDSVEYRHNLLFYCTRDDCQILTKQDPFLHLTVPSRAIMSGGIMEPTVTIEVHLKLKGTVESKDRTLIGKAFFYDEKDLDSGDIISTRVLQGLCEIELCCEQLEHSHQATILGVRVVRGSLPCGNGIKIVCSALPEDKTEGGGKRPAGCILLLDSQAGDMRVGEEGYLDLLRQVVSVKSRGRLEILMKAGEISGSVVFPTKFSDISRESCELGSCEVEITVAWSLLVEKQYEISVMGAIHPYAWESIPRRPIMKLVDAC from the exons GCCCGAGATTCTGTGGAATATCGTCACAATCTTCTCTTCTATTGCACTAGGGATGACTGCCAAATCCTGACAAAACAG GATCCTTTTTTGCACTTGACTGTCCCTTCTCGTGCAATTATGTCTGGGGGCATAATGGAACCCACAGTTACGATTGAAGTCCACCTAAAACTTAAGGGCACGGTGGAGTCTAAAGATAGAACATTGATCGGTAAAGCCTTTTTTTATGATGAAAAAGATCTTGATAGTGGTGATATTATTTCCACCCGTGTCCTTCAGGGCCTTTGTGAAATAGAGTTATGCTGTGAGCAGCTTGAACATTCACACCAAGCCACTATCCTCGGTGTCCGTGTTGTACGGGGCTCATTGCCTTGTGGCAATGGCATCAAGATAGTTTGCTCCGCACTACCTGAGGACAAAACCGAAGGCGGTGGTAAGCGCCCAGCTGGGTGTATTTTGCTGCTTGATTCACAAGCTGGAGATATGCGTGTGGGTGAAGAGGGTTATCTAGATCTGTTGAGGCAAGTTGTATCTGTAAAATCAAGAGGAAGGCTTGAAATTCTCATGAAGGCTGGAGAAATCAGTGGAAGTGTCGTCTTCCCAACCAAATTCAGCGACATAAGTCGAGAAAGTTGCGAGCTTGGTAGTTGTGAAGTGGAGATAACCGTTGCTTGGTCCTTGCTCGTTGAAAAGCAGTATGAAATCTCGGTGATGGGAGCTATACACCCTTACGCATGGGAATCAATTCCACGTAGGCCGATCATGAAGCTTGTTGACGCTTGTTGA